In one Candidatus Planktophila vernalis genomic region, the following are encoded:
- a CDS encoding aldo/keto reductase, which translates to MITIPETDLVVHPLCLGSNIFGSNADEAQSHAVMDAYSAHAGNFIDTADMYNQWVEGHVGGESESVIGSWMKKCNNRQSMVIATKVSKMDKRPGLSAKNIFAACEESLNRLQTDYIDLYYSHADDETVALEETLGAYAQLIAQGKVRYIAASNFTPARLRESIKFSEDNNIPAYVAVQDLYNLVDRKTYEGEMSQAVSDLGISNIPFYGIARGFLTGKYRPGVTEVDSKRAAGAREYATDKNYAVLTVMDEVAKNHNASLAAVALAWLRAQPSVSVPIASARTVEQVEEIIQVVELSKEEVEKLNGVSA; encoded by the coding sequence ATGATCACTATCCCAGAAACCGACCTCGTAGTTCATCCGCTGTGCCTTGGCAGCAACATCTTTGGCTCCAATGCCGATGAAGCCCAGTCCCATGCAGTGATGGATGCCTATAGCGCACATGCCGGTAACTTCATCGACACTGCCGATATGTATAACCAGTGGGTAGAAGGGCATGTGGGTGGTGAATCAGAATCAGTTATTGGATCGTGGATGAAAAAGTGCAACAACCGCCAATCAATGGTTATTGCTACCAAAGTCTCAAAGATGGATAAAAGACCAGGGCTATCTGCAAAGAACATCTTTGCAGCCTGTGAAGAATCTTTAAATCGTCTTCAAACAGATTACATCGATCTTTACTACAGCCACGCAGATGATGAGACTGTTGCGTTGGAAGAAACTCTGGGTGCTTATGCCCAGCTCATCGCGCAAGGCAAAGTCCGCTACATCGCTGCCTCTAACTTCACACCAGCACGCCTGCGTGAATCAATAAAGTTCAGTGAAGATAACAACATCCCCGCATATGTTGCCGTTCAAGATCTCTATAACCTCGTTGATAGAAAAACCTATGAAGGTGAAATGTCACAAGCTGTTTCAGATCTTGGAATCTCCAATATTCCTTTCTATGGCATCGCTAGAGGATTCCTCACAGGCAAATACCGCCCAGGTGTTACTGAAGTTGATTCAAAGCGAGCAGCTGGTGCCCGAGAATATGCAACTGATAAGAACTACGCAGTGCTTACTGTTATGGATGAAGTTGCAAAGAACCACAACGCATCACTGGCAGCCGTTGCACTTGCCTGGCTTCGTGCTCAACCAAGCGTGAGTGTTCCTATTGCATCGGCTAGAACTGTGGAACAGGTGGAAGAGATTATTCAGGTGGTGGAGTTGAGTAAGGAAGAAGTGGAAAAGCTGAATGGGGTTTCTGCTTAG
- a CDS encoding glycosyltransferase family 4 protein has protein sequence MSITSIQFVILGVSAFVLAGLLTWPVRALAIKLSVMDLPNMERKTQKEPVPYLGGVAIALSIIIVTYGAIYYSDNTKTNFPLITYALLPAAVLGLMGLIDDIKGLPALPRLIAQTVVAILVAIFMLNAELNPMPSANQLLNNVITIIWIVAICNSINFFDNLDGGAAGTVAVSTFGIALIAANQGQELITALACVTCGATVGFLLWNKSPAKIYMGDAGALFLGVLVAVLTIRLDPGISPQINSLAILPILLAVPILDTCIVVFSRIRRGISPFTGGKDHLSHRLMRKGISKTNTAFCLWGMQASFVGIALVVYFYSTTLGTPGVVLAGLYWLGAFVWFWRIPSSD, from the coding sequence GTGAGTATTACCTCAATACAGTTTGTGATTCTTGGTGTATCCGCATTTGTGCTCGCCGGTCTTTTAACCTGGCCAGTTCGAGCCTTAGCAATCAAACTCAGTGTGATGGATCTACCCAACATGGAGCGCAAGACCCAAAAAGAGCCGGTTCCATATTTAGGTGGAGTGGCAATTGCGCTCAGCATCATCATTGTTACCTATGGTGCAATTTATTATTCTGATAACACAAAAACAAACTTTCCTTTAATCACATACGCACTTCTTCCAGCAGCGGTTTTAGGTTTAATGGGTTTAATTGATGACATCAAAGGCCTACCAGCCCTGCCTAGATTAATCGCACAAACCGTAGTTGCAATTCTTGTGGCAATCTTTATGCTCAACGCTGAACTCAACCCTATGCCATCTGCTAATCAATTACTCAATAACGTTATAACCATTATTTGGATAGTTGCAATATGCAACTCAATTAACTTCTTTGACAATTTAGATGGCGGTGCTGCTGGCACTGTTGCTGTTTCAACTTTTGGTATTGCACTTATTGCAGCTAATCAAGGTCAAGAACTTATCACTGCCCTAGCTTGTGTTACATGTGGTGCAACTGTGGGCTTCTTACTATGGAACAAATCTCCTGCCAAGATTTATATGGGTGATGCTGGAGCTCTTTTCCTCGGAGTTTTGGTTGCTGTTTTAACGATTCGCCTTGATCCCGGAATCTCACCGCAAATCAACTCTTTAGCTATTTTGCCTATCTTGCTTGCAGTTCCTATTTTGGACACGTGCATAGTTGTCTTTTCACGAATACGACGTGGCATATCCCCATTTACTGGCGGCAAAGATCATTTATCCCATCGCTTAATGCGCAAAGGAATTAGCAAAACAAACACTGCTTTTTGCCTGTGGGGTATGCAGGCTAGCTTTGTTGGGATTGCTTTAGTTGTTTATTTCTACAGCACCACCCTTGGCACACCAGGTGTGGTTCTAGCTGGTCTTTATTGGTTAGGTGCTTTTGTGTGGTTCTGGCGTATTCCTTCCAGTGACTAA